In Pseudomonadota bacterium, a single window of DNA contains:
- a CDS encoding radical SAM protein: MRHQEKLASEEKGVSRKDWGGRFPVALGYPNTYPLAMSNLGFQTIYHLLNQEPRIVAERFCLEPEGNGPPLTRESRRPLSDAGLLLFSISFESDYLNLVTLLMQSGLAPQARKRGTESPLILVGGVTTFINPLPLFSLVDGFLLGEGELQIPILIKVLLERQGADRRDLLPALRAVPGFLKASLPVPGQVRLPRAEVDSLVPRTFVAGSGPQVFTDSLLLEVNRGCPRGCRFCAAGFVYRPFRNRSLSCLQESVVAGQELGYRRVGLVGSALGDYPELPGLCRWLVEQKLEFSFSSLRIDVVDDALLEVMQRGGVKAITIAPEAGSERLRLALRKGLSEELILVQAERVAAAGIGRLKLYFIIGLPGESRDDIEAIVDLVDKIRTRMLAARSRRQLNISLSVSINPFIPKPHTPLQWAPFASLAELEDKEKFLLQRLRRLGGVEIEMENPLKAAWQAQLSRGGEEMGAALVDLAGSRGRFKNNLKRIVHDYRFALSGFDQDQPLPWAFISQATPEKVLRQEFTAYRKMFSSGSKPL; this comes from the coding sequence ATGAGACATCAGGAAAAATTAGCGTCCGAGGAAAAAGGGGTGAGCCGCAAGGATTGGGGCGGGCGTTTTCCGGTGGCTCTGGGTTATCCCAACACTTATCCTCTGGCGATGAGCAATCTTGGTTTTCAGACCATCTATCACCTTCTGAATCAAGAGCCGCGGATTGTGGCGGAAAGATTCTGTCTTGAGCCCGAAGGCAACGGGCCGCCCTTGACCAGGGAAAGCCGGCGGCCACTCAGCGATGCCGGTCTGCTCCTTTTTTCAATCTCTTTTGAAAGTGACTATTTGAATCTGGTGACCTTGCTTATGCAGTCTGGTCTTGCTCCTCAGGCCCGGAAGCGGGGAACTGAAAGCCCTTTGATTCTGGTCGGCGGCGTCACAACCTTTATTAACCCGTTGCCGCTTTTTTCGCTGGTGGATGGTTTTCTGCTGGGTGAAGGCGAGCTCCAGATTCCGATATTAATAAAGGTTTTGCTTGAGCGACAGGGGGCTGATCGGCGAGATTTACTGCCTGCTCTGCGGGCGGTACCCGGTTTTCTGAAGGCCTCCCTGCCGGTTCCAGGCCAGGTTCGGTTACCGCGGGCTGAGGTCGACAGTCTGGTGCCGCGAACCTTCGTCGCCGGGTCCGGGCCTCAGGTTTTTACCGACAGTCTGCTGCTTGAGGTCAACCGCGGCTGTCCTCGGGGCTGTCGTTTCTGCGCGGCTGGCTTCGTCTATCGTCCATTTCGCAATCGTTCATTAAGTTGTTTGCAGGAAAGCGTTGTCGCCGGGCAGGAGTTGGGTTATCGCCGGGTTGGTCTGGTAGGCTCAGCTCTGGGTGACTATCCCGAGCTTCCCGGGCTTTGCCGTTGGCTGGTGGAACAGAAGCTGGAATTTAGTTTTTCCTCTTTACGGATCGATGTGGTGGACGATGCCCTGCTGGAAGTGATGCAGCGTGGTGGGGTCAAAGCTATTACGATTGCCCCGGAAGCCGGCTCGGAGCGTTTGCGCCTGGCCTTGCGCAAAGGACTTTCCGAAGAGCTTATCCTGGTCCAGGCGGAGCGGGTGGCGGCCGCCGGAATCGGTCGCTTGAAGCTTTATTTCATTATTGGCTTGCCGGGGGAATCGAGGGATGACATCGAGGCGATTGTTGATCTGGTTGACAAGATCAGAACCAGGATGCTGGCGGCCCGTTCCAGACGGCAATTAAATATTTCTTTGAGTGTCAGTATCAATCCTTTTATTCCCAAGCCGCACACCCCGTTGCAGTGGGCTCCCTTTGCCTCTCTGGCAGAGCTTGAGGACAAGGAAAAATTTCTTTTGCAGAGGTTGCGTCGTCTGGGTGGGGTTGAGATTGAAATGGAGAATCCGCTCAAGGCCGCCTGGCAGGCCCAGCTCAGCCGGGGGGGCGAGGAAATGGGGGCGGCGTTGGTTGATCTGGCGGGTTCGAGGGGACGATTTAAAAATAACTTGAAAAGAATCGTCCACGATTATCGGTTTGCTCTCTCGGGATTTGATCAGGACCAACCTTTACCCTGGGCATTCATCAGCCAAGCTACCCCGGAAAAGGTTTTGCGCCAAGAATTTACTGCCTATAGGAAGATGTTCTCTTCAGGATCAAAACCTCTATAA
- a CDS encoding YihA family ribosome biogenesis GTP-binding protein: MKINTVEFVKSAAEISQAPDDGLPHLAIAGRSNVGKSTLINYLLGRRALARTSAKPGHTRLLNFFLVNRTFYLVDLPGYGYAAVDRKTQGGWGMMVHDYLAGHQALKGLLLLMDLRREAEAEELALMTWLLENDLPFFPVLTKIDKLKPQARVKQLRCWRERLRLQGFGAEPVPVSALLKSGAPELWSRVAFLLEERGTPSE; this comes from the coding sequence ATGAAAATTAACACGGTAGAATTTGTTAAGAGTGCGGCCGAAATTTCTCAAGCGCCGGATGATGGACTGCCCCATCTGGCGATTGCCGGCCGTTCAAATGTTGGGAAATCGACCCTGATCAATTATCTGCTGGGTCGGCGGGCGCTGGCTCGGACCAGCGCCAAGCCGGGACACACCCGGCTGCTTAATTTTTTTCTGGTGAACCGGACTTTCTATCTGGTCGACCTGCCGGGCTATGGTTATGCGGCTGTTGATCGCAAAACTCAGGGCGGCTGGGGGATGATGGTGCATGACTATCTGGCCGGACATCAGGCCCTCAAAGGGCTGCTGTTGCTCATGGATCTGCGTCGTGAGGCGGAAGCCGAAGAACTTGCCCTGATGACTTGGCTGCTTGAAAACGATCTGCCTTTTTTTCCGGTTTTGACCAAAATCGACAAGCTCAAACCCCAGGCTCGGGTCAAACAATTACGTTGCTGGCGCGAGCGGCTTCGGTTGCAGGGGTTTGGGGCGGAGCCGGTGCCGGTTTCCGCCTTGTTGAAGAGTGGAGCCCCGGAACTTTGGTCCCGGGTAGCGTTTCTGCTTGAAGAAAGGGGAACGCCGTCGGAATGA